A stretch of the Alnus glutinosa chromosome 6, dhAlnGlut1.1, whole genome shotgun sequence genome encodes the following:
- the LOC133871785 gene encoding 1-aminocyclopropane-1-carboxylate synthase 3 has translation MLSKKASCDQSHGQDSPYFLGWQEYEKNSYHEVQNSTGIIQMGLAENQLSFDLLESWLESNSDVLALERKGRSVFRELALFQDYHGFPDLKNRLVEFMAKLRGYKVEFDPNKLVLSAGATSANEILMFCLAEPGEAFLLPTPYYPGYDRDLKWRTGVEIVPIHCTSSNGFRITACALEDAYQQAQKLNLKVKGVLVTNPSNPLGTTMNRDELNHLIDFAITKRIHVISDEIYSGTVFDSPSFVSIAEALMETSTDDADICNRIHIVYSLSKDLGLPGFRVGMIYSYNETVVAAATKMSSFGLVSSQTQYFLSNMLSDKKFTRKYVKETQKRIRKMKEMLVSGLRGAGIGCLKSNAGLFCWVDMRHLLSSDTFEAEKELWKRILFGFGLNISPGSSCHCSEPGWFRVCFANISQETLQVALRRVEALVESFGDNFNHQRTVRNSRRSRPSLSKWVLPLPYDDHEQADR, from the exons ATGTTGTCTAAGAAAGCTAGTTGTGATCAGTCACACGGCCAAGACTCTCCCTACTTCTTGGGGTGGCAGGAATATGAGAAGAATTCTTATCATGAAGTTCAAAATAGTACCGGAATCATTCAAATGGGCCTAGCAGAAAACCAG CTTTCGTTCGATCTTCTCGAGTCATGGCTTGAAAGCAATTCGGATGTGCTGGCGTTGGAGCGAAAGGGAAGATCTGTATTCAGAGAACTGGCTCTCTTCCAAGACTATCATGGCTTTCCTGATCTCAAGAAT AGATTGGTGGAGTTCATGGCAAAATTAAGAGGGTATAAAGTAGAGTTTGACCCTAACAAGCTCGTGCTTTCCGCCGGCGCAACTTCTGCGAATGAGATTCTAATGTTCTGCCTTGCTGAACCCGGTGAAGCTTTCCTTCTTCCCACTCCATACTACCCAGG GTATGATAGAGATCTCAAGTGGCGTACTGGTGTTGAAATTGTTCCAATACATTGCACGAGTTCAAATGGCTTCAGAATTACTGCGTGCGCACTGGAGGATGCGTATCAACAAGCCCAAAAACTCaatttaaaagttaaaggggtgTTGGTCACGAATCCTTCGAACCCTTTGGGCACGACAATGAACCGGGATGAACTTAACCATCTTATTGATTTTGCTATCACAAAAAGAATCCATGTAATAAGCGATGAAATTTATTCAGGAACCGTTTTTGACTCTCCCTCCTTTGTAAGCATCGCAGAAGCTTTGATGGAGACAAGTACTGATGACGCTGACATATGTAACCGCATTCACATTGTCTACAGTTTGTCAAAGGATCTTGGTTTGCCAGGATTTCGAGTGGGCATGATCTACTCCTACAATGAAACAGTTGTTGCCGCGGCTACAAAAATGTCAAGCTTTGGACTTGTTTCTTCTCAGACTCAGTATTTTCTCTCCAACATGCTCTCTGACAAGAAATTCACTAGAAAATACGTAAAGGAGACTCAAAAGAGAATCagaaaaatgaaggaaatgCTTGTTTCCGGCCTTCGTGGCGCAGGTATTGGGTGCTTGAAGAGCAATGCCGGTTTGTTTTGCTGGGTGGACATGAGGCACCTGTTAAGCTCCGACACGTTTGAAGCAGAAAAAGAGCTTTGGAAGAGAATTCTTTTCGGGTTTGGTTTGAACATCTCTCCCGGGTCTTCTTGCCATTGCTCTGAGCCGGGGTGGTTCAGAGTGTGTTTTGCAAACATATCCCAAGAAACATTGCAGGTTGCATTGCGACGCGTCGAGGCCTTGGTTGAATCCTTCGGAGATAATTTCAACCACCAGCGAACTGTTCGCAACTCAAGAAGAAGCCGGCCGTCACTTTCCAAGTGGGTTCTGCCTTTACCGTACGATGATCACGAACAAGCCGACCGTTAG